A part of Terriglobia bacterium genomic DNA contains:
- a CDS encoding SDR family oxidoreductase yields the protein MAPVGVTGVSRTGAKMNDIGSYLETQFSLAGKTALLTGGAGGIGRALTVGLCGAGAQTAVCDVNLDRAREIAAEMIPTGHQAKAFNLDLTETRSIHQCVEAVLAEFGKIDILINCAGVNKREGFLDVQEKTYDFIMNVNLKGTFFMTQAVVPHMIKQGGGKIVNFSSHNAQGMLGGVSVYGATKGAVSALTRSMAIEWAKFNVQANAVAPGHILTELTQITWNHPTRAPYLRERIAMRRPGMPEEIVGIVLMLCSNASSYMTGQTYHVDGGCLAGGTPWEYDTKF from the coding sequence ATGGCTCCCGTTGGTGTCACCGGGGTATCCAGGACGGGTGCGAAAATGAACGACATCGGCAGTTATCTGGAGACGCAGTTCTCACTAGCAGGAAAGACAGCCTTGCTTACCGGCGGCGCGGGGGGCATTGGCAGGGCGCTGACGGTGGGGCTATGCGGCGCTGGCGCGCAGACCGCCGTGTGTGACGTGAACCTTGACCGGGCCCGGGAGATCGCAGCGGAAATGATACCCACAGGCCACCAGGCCAAGGCGTTCAATCTTGATCTGACGGAGACGAGGTCGATCCACCAATGCGTCGAGGCGGTGTTGGCGGAATTCGGGAAGATCGACATTCTGATCAACTGCGCCGGCGTGAACAAGCGTGAGGGATTCCTGGATGTGCAGGAGAAAACGTACGACTTCATCATGAACGTCAACCTTAAGGGCACGTTCTTCATGACACAGGCGGTCGTGCCGCACATGATCAAGCAGGGCGGCGGCAAGATCGTCAATTTCAGCTCGCACAACGCCCAGGGGATGCTGGGGGGTGTTTCGGTGTACGGGGCGACGAAGGGCGCGGTCTCTGCGTTGACGCGCTCCATGGCGATCGAATGGGCGAAGTTCAACGTTCAAGCCAACGCGGTGGCGCCCGGTCACATTCTGACAGAACTGACCCAGATCACCTGGAACCATCCGACGCGCGCCCCGTACCTGCGGGAGCGCATCGCGATGCGCCGGCCGGGTATGCCGGAAGAAATCGTAGGGATAGTGTTGATGCTCTGTTCCAATGCCTCCAGCTACATGACCGGCCAGACCTATCATGTGGATGGTGGGTGCCTGGCAGGGGGAACGCCCTGGGAATACGACACAAAGTTCTGA
- a CDS encoding LysR family transcriptional regulator, with protein sequence MKTTLDEWEILRTVVQLGGFAPAAAQLNRSQSTISYAIARLQEQLGIKLLELKGRKAQLTELGRVLLADAEPHLAGFHQLEQRARSLASGGESEIRLSVDSIFPDDRLFKALYEFSRRFPYARPKLRQATFLSADSELSAQNAHLCIAALASREYYVKPILEIRMLAVARVDHPLLSLPQPLSRIDLIQHTIVTIEGVASGVVLRQPSSPAQRFVSVTTIEAAIAAVRSGFCFGWLPIYRIQPCLDNGELLPLRLPVGGTRVVRLNVICKDLSPRLRELNVLAGLFGINRKPELI encoded by the coding sequence ATGAAGACCACTCTCGATGAATGGGAAATTTTGCGCACCGTTGTTCAGTTGGGCGGCTTTGCACCTGCGGCGGCGCAACTCAATCGCTCTCAATCCACCATCAGTTACGCAATCGCCCGGCTTCAGGAACAGCTTGGGATCAAGCTGTTGGAGTTGAAAGGCAGAAAAGCCCAGCTGACTGAACTGGGTCGCGTGCTACTCGCCGACGCCGAACCCCATCTGGCTGGATTTCACCAACTCGAACAGAGAGCTCGATCACTCGCCTCAGGTGGAGAATCAGAGATTCGATTATCTGTGGACAGCATTTTTCCAGATGATCGGCTCTTTAAGGCTCTTTACGAATTCTCTCGGCGATTTCCCTATGCTCGGCCCAAACTCCGGCAAGCGACGTTTCTCTCCGCGGACTCTGAGCTCTCAGCGCAAAACGCCCACCTCTGTATTGCGGCACTGGCGTCACGCGAGTACTACGTCAAACCGATCCTGGAAATCAGGATGCTCGCAGTCGCCCGGGTGGATCACCCACTCCTCTCGCTTCCGCAGCCGTTGTCTCGGATAGACCTGATTCAGCACACAATCGTGACCATCGAAGGAGTAGCTTCTGGTGTCGTTCTGCGCCAGCCATCCAGTCCTGCCCAACGTTTTGTATCGGTCACCACCATAGAGGCCGCGATTGCTGCCGTTCGCAGTGGGTTCTGTTTCGGCTGGCTACCCATTTACCGGATCCAGCCTTGTTTGGATAATGGAGAATTGCTACCGCTACGTTTGCCGGTCGGCGGCACCAGGGTAGTTCGTCTCAACGTTATCTGCAAGGATCTAAGCCCCCGCCTCCGAGAACTCAATGTCCTTGCCGGTTTGTTCGGTATCAATCGCAAACCGGAATTGATTTAG
- a CDS encoding xylose isomerase — protein MARESLHSICRWTFNPGKGGFVPGDMRPEWGGGFGTPEMIELVAKRIRPRLPKHVVLGIEMHYDAEVDDANAAAVADALVREKLYLAMITPGAHTHFGYGGIASLDPNERKAAEKLGTRTVDLAYGSLKKAWHPEKAPAFVIWNGSFGYDIATVGIKRMYQNLKESVADLCKYEAAKGGQLHIGFEPKPNEGHPAMLIPTVASALLFWHRVEKEFGISLKNKGVNKEFGHSEMIGLDHVADTVEELDNGMCVHMHLNSQGYNDGVILGGPGKYDIDHGARINGMNVAIAGLIQQAGYDRWKGHDMQTRAYDNAAQGIDRVVRSVLSWEACEQAARELDADSLLKALTHRETAKAEDMMRHAVVSAQKAFDKMY, from the coding sequence ATGGCAAGAGAATCGTTGCATAGCATTTGCCGTTGGACGTTTAATCCGGGCAAGGGCGGGTTCGTACCAGGGGATATGCGGCCGGAGTGGGGAGGCGGCTTCGGCACCCCTGAGATGATTGAACTGGTCGCCAAGCGGATTCGGCCGCGTCTGCCGAAACATGTCGTGCTCGGCATTGAGATGCACTACGACGCCGAGGTCGACGACGCCAACGCCGCGGCCGTAGCCGATGCGTTGGTGAGAGAAAAACTGTACCTGGCGATGATCACACCCGGCGCGCACACCCACTTTGGCTACGGTGGCATCGCCTCGCTCGATCCGAACGAGCGCAAGGCGGCCGAGAAACTCGGCACCAGGACCGTGGACCTTGCCTACGGCTCGCTCAAGAAGGCCTGGCACCCCGAGAAGGCCCCGGCGTTTGTGATCTGGAATGGCTCGTTCGGCTATGACATCGCCACCGTCGGCATCAAGCGGATGTACCAGAACCTCAAAGAGAGCGTCGCGGATCTGTGCAAGTACGAGGCCGCCAAAGGCGGGCAGCTCCACATCGGCTTCGAGCCCAAGCCCAACGAAGGGCACCCGGCTATGCTGATCCCGACGGTCGCCAGTGCCCTGCTGTTCTGGCATAGGGTCGAGAAGGAATTCGGAATTTCACTCAAAAACAAGGGGGTCAACAAGGAGTTCGGCCACTCCGAGATGATCGGCCTGGACCACGTGGCCGACACGGTCGAGGAACTGGACAACGGCATGTGCGTACACATGCACCTCAACAGCCAGGGCTATAACGACGGGGTCATCCTGGGCGGTCCGGGCAAGTACGACATCGACCACGGGGCCCGCATCAACGGGATGAACGTCGCCATTGCCGGGCTGATCCAGCAGGCCGGCTACGATCGCTGGAAGGGTCACGACATGCAGACCCGCGCCTATGACAACGCCGCGCAAGGTATCGACCGCGTGGTCCGCAGCGTGCTGAGCTGGGAAGCGTGCGAACAGGCGGCGAGGGAACTCGATGCCGACTCCTTGCTGAAGGCGCTGACGCATCGCGAAACCGCCAAAGCCGAAGACATGATGCGTCATGCGGTCGTCAGCGCACAGAAGGCGTTCGACAAGATGTACTAG
- a CDS encoding DUF4982 domain-containing protein — translation MTCLRNRALLTLSACLAALAIGGPSGNSADGAVAPLSASPRIRLLIDDDWRFTKGDPPNITTSLDYDVRPQPVGRGGAVAVSPPASSATVTKSWILPSGSAFLKDPSKRAGRPEGNLGDGVSYVAPGFDDSSWQKLDLPHDYAIEGPFIATGGGGMGRLPSSGVAWYRKSFTLAASDAGKVIFLDIDGAMAYSSVWLNGRFVGGWPYGYSSFRLNLTPYAKPGESNILAIRLDNLPSSSRWYPGGGLYRNVWLVKTAPVHVGQWGTYIATPEVSKTSARVDLKVTVANDSKQDVNVSVATQIFEIDGEDRKVGGAITSIAPVNMRIAAGQGATTETKGTITSPKLWGTGLHQKPNRYVAVTKVQQGDNTVDVYETTFGIRTLKFDPNNGFFLNGEHIRIKGVCNHHDLGALGTAVNYRALKRQLEILADMGANALRTSHNPPAPELLELADKMGFLVMDEAFDVWVRQKTALDYHLLFPDWHEQDLRALLRRDRNHPSVIMWSIGNEVGEQSGGAAGAAIADKLTKICHEEDPTRPTISGMNYASATSPFPAPIDAVGLNYQGAGLYRGSPQYPAFHQSFPDKFIVGSETAATLSSRGVYTFPVASGPGVPASANAGEEPGNRQVSSYDLYFAGWAYSPEKEFAAQDRFPFVGGEFVWTGFDYLGEPTPFDASRSSYFGIIDLAGLKKDRFYLYQSYWRPEYPMAHILPHWTWPGREGQVTPVQVYTSGNEAELFLNGKSLGRKKKAEFEYRLRWDDAVYEPGGLRVVAYKDGKQWATDSVKTAGPASKLILAPDRSIIANDGKDLSFVTLTIADKSAQQVPRSMNMIHFDVSGPGDIVATDNGDPTDMTVFRSKDRQAFNGMALAIIRAKRGQSGQITVIARSEGLEEARTRITTK, via the coding sequence ATGACCTGTTTGCGAAATCGAGCGCTGCTAACCCTCTCTGCCTGCCTTGCCGCCTTGGCGATCGGGGGGCCTTCCGGTAACTCCGCCGATGGCGCCGTGGCGCCTCTTTCGGCCTCACCGCGGATAAGATTGCTGATCGACGACGATTGGCGTTTTACGAAGGGCGATCCTCCAAACATCACCACAAGCCTCGACTATGATGTGCGCCCCCAGCCTGTGGGACGGGGCGGAGCTGTCGCCGTATCGCCTCCCGCCAGTTCGGCGACGGTTACAAAATCGTGGATTCTGCCCTCCGGAAGTGCCTTCCTCAAGGATCCGAGCAAGCGCGCCGGGCGTCCGGAAGGCAATTTGGGTGACGGCGTGTCCTACGTTGCGCCGGGCTTCGATGACAGTTCGTGGCAGAAATTGGATCTGCCCCATGATTATGCGATCGAGGGCCCATTTATTGCCACAGGCGGCGGGGGTATGGGGCGCTTGCCTTCATCAGGAGTCGCATGGTACCGGAAGAGTTTCACCTTGGCGGCAAGCGATGCCGGGAAAGTCATATTTCTCGACATCGATGGCGCGATGGCTTACAGCTCAGTCTGGCTCAATGGCCGGTTCGTGGGCGGATGGCCTTATGGATATTCCTCATTTCGCCTGAATCTGACGCCTTATGCAAAACCGGGGGAGAGCAACATTCTGGCGATTCGCCTCGACAACCTGCCCTCATCTTCTCGCTGGTATCCGGGGGGCGGCTTGTATCGGAATGTCTGGCTTGTGAAGACCGCGCCCGTGCACGTCGGCCAATGGGGGACATACATTGCGACGCCGGAGGTTTCGAAGACGTCGGCGCGCGTCGATCTGAAAGTGACTGTGGCGAACGATTCCAAACAGGATGTCAACGTCAGCGTGGCGACACAGATATTCGAGATCGATGGGGAGGATCGCAAAGTGGGCGGCGCCATCACATCGATTGCGCCCGTGAACATGCGCATTGCCGCCGGCCAGGGTGCCACAACCGAAACCAAAGGAACCATAACCAGCCCGAAACTGTGGGGAACAGGCCTTCATCAGAAGCCCAATCGATACGTGGCGGTGACAAAAGTGCAGCAGGGAGACAATACCGTAGATGTTTATGAGACCACGTTTGGGATTCGCACGCTCAAGTTTGATCCCAATAACGGATTTTTTTTGAACGGCGAACATATCAGAATCAAAGGCGTCTGCAACCACCATGATCTGGGCGCCCTGGGCACCGCGGTGAATTACCGCGCATTGAAGCGGCAGCTGGAAATATTGGCTGATATGGGAGCCAATGCGCTGCGGACCAGTCACAATCCACCTGCGCCGGAACTTCTTGAGCTTGCAGATAAGATGGGCTTTCTCGTCATGGATGAGGCCTTCGACGTGTGGGTGCGCCAAAAGACCGCTCTGGACTATCACCTGCTGTTTCCGGACTGGCACGAGCAGGACCTGCGAGCCCTTTTGCGAAGGGATCGTAATCATCCCTCTGTGATCATGTGGAGCATCGGCAACGAGGTAGGCGAGCAAAGCGGCGGCGCGGCGGGTGCTGCCATCGCGGACAAGCTCACCAAAATCTGCCATGAAGAGGATCCGACGCGTCCAACGATCAGCGGGATGAACTATGCCAGCGCCACCAGTCCTTTTCCCGCACCGATTGATGCCGTCGGTCTGAATTACCAGGGCGCCGGACTGTACCGCGGGTCCCCGCAATACCCGGCCTTTCATCAAAGCTTTCCGGACAAGTTCATCGTCGGCAGCGAGACCGCAGCCACGTTGAGCAGCAGAGGAGTCTATACCTTCCCGGTCGCCTCCGGTCCCGGCGTGCCGGCGTCCGCCAATGCGGGCGAGGAACCCGGCAATCGGCAGGTCAGTTCCTATGATTTGTACTTTGCGGGCTGGGCTTATTCCCCCGAAAAGGAATTCGCGGCACAGGACAGATTCCCCTTCGTGGGCGGTGAATTCGTGTGGACGGGTTTTGATTATCTGGGCGAACCCACGCCCTTCGATGCCTCGCGGAGCTCCTATTTCGGGATCATTGACCTTGCGGGCCTCAAGAAGGATCGATTCTACCTGTACCAATCGTATTGGCGTCCCGAGTACCCCATGGCTCACATTCTGCCGCACTGGACGTGGCCGGGCCGCGAAGGCCAGGTGACGCCGGTGCAAGTTTATACTTCAGGGAATGAGGCGGAGCTTTTTCTCAATGGCAAGTCGCTGGGACGCAAGAAAAAGGCGGAGTTTGAGTACCGCCTGCGCTGGGATGACGCGGTGTATGAACCAGGCGGACTGCGTGTCGTGGCCTATAAAGATGGCAAGCAGTGGGCAACGGATTCCGTCAAGACCGCCGGACCCGCAAGTAAACTCATTCTGGCTCCTGATCGGTCGATCATCGCGAATGATGGCAAGGACCTGTCGTTCGTTACGCTGACGATTGCCGACAAGAGTGCGCAGCAGGTTCCCCGTTCGATGAACATGATCCATTTTGATGTAAGCGGGCCGGGCGACATCGTGGCGACTGACAACGGGGATCCCACGGACATGACGGTCTTTCGGTCCAAGGATCGCCAAGCATTCAACGGCATGGCGCTTGCCATTATTCGCGCGAAGCGCGGGCAAAGCGGTCAGATTACGGTGATTGCGAGATCTGAGGGGCTGGAGGAAGCCCGCACGAGAATCACAACAAAATAG
- a CDS encoding glycosyl hydrolase 115 family protein, giving the protein MRIRTTIFALCLWSPTLFAIDQTSYVTGVKTAGSFPIIGEGGCARLFVDRMDWPGVIRAVTDLQNDVGSVSGFCRPELHTTADALVANAILIGTIGKSPVIDRLIEAGKIDVSRIRGKWESFFLEVVNNPLPQVSKALVIVGSDKRGTIYGIYDLSEQMGVSPWYWWADVPVRHQKALYVKRGKYQQGEPSVKYRGIFLNDEAPDLTNWVAEKFGTIAPSVNPPIPANVANYNHEFYARIFEVLLRLKGNYLWPAMWNNAFNEDDPENARLADEFGIVMGTSHQEPMLRAQKEWDRRYQKTLGSWNYYRYPDVLQNFWREGIRRNKGYESIITIGLRGADDTPMIPGGTVAESMAMLEDIVAAQRRMISEEINLEVTRVPQLWCLYKEVLEYYKAGLRVPDDVTLLWPDDNWGNIRRLPTEAERRRAGGAGIYYHFDYVGGPRNYKWINTNPIPKIWEQLTLAKEYGADRVWIVNVGHFKGLEFPVEYFMRLAWNTGRWTNRNLGEYTRLWAAREFGPAYSAEIAEIISRYTRYNGRRKPELLEPATYSAVHYHEAERVVADFNEIAAKSEAIAAKLPPEQRDAFYQLVLFPAKACAQVNELYAVVGKNALYAQQGRAATNELAAKAEALFKADADLMNDYSHNLGGGKWNHFMDQVHIGYTIWQDPPRNVMPHVTRIQLPEAADMGVAVEGSTAFWPGTAQPLSLPTFDRFNRQRHFLEVFNRGQGTFTFTATASVPWIVLDAAKGIVVKEERIWAAVDWRRAPAGSGAGTIRIAREGGQSVEVKVAVINPEKVDLDREGMFVEDGGVVSMEAEHCTRNMPSAAARWERIEGYGRTLSAMTILPNTAPVAAPPKNSPRLEYDMYLFDAGDVTVHAVVAPTLNFIPGRGLRYAVSFDDQPPQIIEIVRESFDARNGNREWEESVKDAARTVRSTHNLAAAGRHTLKIWMVDPAVGVQKIVVDLGGLQPSYLGPPESYRSAKGTVARRSARVKTTSWNREDLEDRRERRPSRSLWFKVRGAILL; this is encoded by the coding sequence ATGCGCATCAGAACAACTATTTTTGCATTGTGCCTTTGGTCTCCCACTTTGTTTGCCATCGATCAGACATCCTACGTGACAGGTGTGAAAACGGCGGGCAGCTTTCCAATCATTGGTGAAGGGGGATGCGCCCGGTTGTTTGTAGACCGGATGGATTGGCCCGGGGTGATTCGCGCTGTTACAGATCTCCAGAATGACGTCGGAAGCGTGTCTGGTTTCTGCCGACCGGAGTTGCACACGACTGCGGACGCGCTCGTGGCGAACGCAATCCTGATCGGCACGATCGGCAAAAGCCCGGTCATCGATCGACTGATCGAAGCGGGAAAGATCGACGTCAGCCGGATACGCGGCAAGTGGGAGTCGTTTTTTCTCGAAGTCGTCAACAATCCGCTGCCGCAGGTCAGCAAAGCGCTCGTGATTGTGGGGAGCGACAAGCGCGGTACAATCTACGGCATTTATGATCTTTCCGAGCAGATGGGCGTTTCTCCATGGTACTGGTGGGCCGACGTGCCCGTGCGGCACCAGAAGGCGCTGTATGTGAAGAGGGGCAAGTATCAACAAGGGGAGCCCTCGGTCAAATACCGCGGCATCTTCCTCAACGACGAGGCTCCGGATCTCACCAATTGGGTTGCCGAAAAATTCGGCACGATCGCTCCCAGTGTCAATCCTCCCATCCCTGCAAACGTAGCCAACTACAATCACGAATTTTATGCCCGCATTTTCGAAGTCCTCCTTCGCTTGAAAGGCAACTACCTGTGGCCGGCCATGTGGAACAATGCCTTTAATGAGGATGACCCCGAAAACGCCCGGCTGGCGGACGAATTCGGCATCGTCATGGGCACATCCCACCAGGAGCCGATGCTGCGCGCGCAGAAAGAATGGGACCGGCGCTACCAGAAAACTCTCGGCAGCTGGAACTATTACAGGTATCCCGACGTGCTGCAGAACTTCTGGCGGGAGGGGATCCGGCGCAATAAAGGCTACGAGAGCATCATCACCATCGGACTGCGCGGTGCTGATGATACCCCCATGATTCCGGGCGGCACGGTTGCCGAAAGCATGGCTATGCTCGAAGATATTGTCGCAGCGCAGCGCCGCATGATCTCGGAGGAAATCAATCTCGAAGTGACCCGTGTCCCTCAGCTCTGGTGTCTGTACAAGGAAGTCCTTGAGTACTACAAGGCCGGATTGCGTGTTCCCGACGACGTGACGCTGCTATGGCCCGACGACAATTGGGGCAACATCCGCAGGCTGCCCACCGAGGCCGAGCGCAGACGCGCCGGAGGTGCCGGCATCTACTATCACTTCGACTACGTCGGCGGGCCGCGTAACTACAAATGGATCAACACCAACCCGATCCCGAAAATCTGGGAGCAACTGACGCTGGCGAAGGAATACGGCGCGGACCGCGTCTGGATTGTGAACGTGGGGCACTTCAAAGGCCTGGAGTTCCCGGTGGAATACTTCATGCGCCTGGCCTGGAATACCGGCCGGTGGACAAACCGGAATCTCGGGGAATATACGAGGCTCTGGGCAGCGAGGGAATTCGGACCCGCCTACTCCGCTGAGATTGCCGAAATTATTTCCAGATACACCAGGTACAACGGCCGGCGCAAGCCTGAGCTGCTCGAGCCGGCAACCTACAGTGCGGTCCATTACCATGAAGCGGAACGTGTGGTAGCTGACTTTAATGAAATTGCCGCGAAATCCGAGGCGATTGCCGCCAAACTGCCGCCGGAACAACGCGATGCCTTTTACCAACTGGTGTTGTTCCCGGCCAAGGCCTGTGCGCAGGTCAATGAGCTGTATGCCGTCGTGGGAAAGAATGCCTTGTACGCCCAGCAGGGCCGTGCAGCTACCAACGAGCTGGCAGCAAAGGCGGAGGCGCTGTTCAAAGCTGATGCCGATCTCATGAACGATTACAGCCATAATCTGGGCGGGGGCAAATGGAATCACTTCATGGACCAGGTGCATATCGGGTATACGATCTGGCAGGATCCGCCGCGTAACGTCATGCCGCACGTCACCAGGATTCAACTTCCCGAAGCCGCAGATATGGGCGTAGCCGTGGAAGGCTCCACGGCATTCTGGCCCGGAACCGCGCAGCCCCTGTCATTACCGACATTCGACAGGTTCAACCGGCAACGGCATTTCCTTGAGGTTTTCAATCGCGGGCAGGGTACTTTTACATTTACGGCGACCGCCAGCGTTCCGTGGATCGTGCTCGACGCCGCCAAAGGAATTGTCGTTAAAGAGGAACGCATCTGGGCAGCTGTGGACTGGCGCAGGGCTCCTGCGGGTTCCGGCGCCGGCACAATCAGGATCGCTCGGGAAGGAGGTCAGAGTGTCGAGGTGAAGGTGGCCGTCATCAATCCCGAGAAAGTGGATTTGGATCGGGAGGGGATGTTTGTCGAAGATGGGGGCGTTGTCTCCATGGAAGCCGAACACTGTACACGCAACATGCCCTCGGCTGCCGCCCGCTGGGAAAGAATCGAGGGTTACGGACGCACACTGTCTGCGATGACCATCCTGCCGAATACAGCGCCGGTTGCAGCTCCTCCTAAGAACTCGCCCCGCCTCGAATACGACATGTATTTGTTCGATGCCGGCGATGTGACCGTGCACGCGGTGGTTGCCCCGACGCTGAATTTTATCCCCGGCAGAGGCTTGCGTTACGCAGTGTCGTTCGATGATCAGCCGCCGCAAATTATCGAGATCGTGCGCGAGTCCTTCGACGCGCGCAACGGAAACCGGGAATGGGAAGAGTCGGTCAAGGATGCCGCGCGGACGGTGCGTTCGACCCACAACCTCGCAGCCGCAGGACGCCACACGCTCAAGATCTGGATGGTGGATCCCGCCGTGGGTGTGCAGAAGATCGTCGTGGATTTGGGTGGGCTGCAGCCCAGTTACCTTGGGCCGCCGGAGAGCTACCGATCTGCAAAGGGCACCGTGGCCCGAAGATCGGCGCGCGTGAAAACCACAAGCTGGAACCGCGAGGACCTCGAAGACCGCAGAGAGCGCAGACCTTCGCGGTCCTTGTGGTTCAAGGTTCGGGGCGCTATTTTGTTGTGA
- a CDS encoding nuclear transport factor 2 family protein, which translates to MKQTALIYTAGTILCTMLAFPQPQADAAKEILALERRVMDGWLKGDPDPVLAITDPDISYFHIMTEKRIDGLPALKALFEAYRGTPLFDSYEIVDPKIQTSGEMAVLTYILVRHNGAVTSRWNATQVYQRKKEGWRVIHSHWSQTNPPVRNAE; encoded by the coding sequence ATGAAACAAACAGCCCTGATATACACAGCAGGAACGATTCTATGCACCATGTTGGCGTTCCCTCAGCCACAGGCGGATGCCGCCAAGGAGATTCTTGCCCTGGAGCGCCGGGTGATGGATGGGTGGCTGAAAGGAGATCCTGATCCGGTCCTGGCCATTACCGATCCTGATATCTCCTATTTCCACATCATGACGGAGAAGCGAATCGACGGCCTGCCGGCGTTGAAGGCTCTCTTCGAAGCATACCGCGGCACGCCCTTGTTCGACAGCTATGAGATCGTGGATCCGAAGATACAGACCAGCGGAGAAATGGCAGTCCTGACTTACATCTTGGTCCGCCACAACGGCGCTGTCACAAGCCGCTGGAATGCGACCCAGGTCTACCAGCGCAAGAAGGAAGGATGGCGTGTGATTCACTCGCATTGGTCCCAGACTAATCCGCCTGTGAGGAATGCGGAATGA
- a CDS encoding alpha-N-arabinofuranosidase, whose product MRTSRQLLLISTLMVLFATMAAAQSLGANIDATRTGQPITKLIFGGFMEPATTGVWAEMLSDRKFFNEITSKPTPAAGRGGFGMRGPQRRWMPVGDDSFVVMDKRAPYVGEWTPLVRLEAATPHGINQSGITLVGGRAYAGRVVLAGSPDVKVDVSLVWGPNVGDRQTITINTLTASYAKFPLKFTPKVDSSEGRFEIVATGSGSVHIGAASLMPADNVSGFKAATIRLLKEQGISIARWPGGNFVSAYDWRDGLGDNDRRPPQRELAWNGMESNDMGIDDFMTFCRLIGAEPYIAVNSGLGDAHSAAEEVEYVNGPATSRLGQLRAANGHPAPYGVKIWGIGNEMYGPWQWGHMALTQYPDKHNLIVKAMKRVDPSIKVIASSATPEEASWCYIENRQLGSFPGREPVNVKMPFAFGSNEDWTGALLARSADYIDYLGEHFYGYRNLAIDAEKQAFVEANDSLTDKVRRLSNRVQYKFEAWEEYLKRMPFLKEKNIKFAFDEWSPRNRSVNPGAAPPVSHPMLNPMTNALVYHEFFRHSDMVALGVATGGMGTLANDARGDAVGYRTEGLVI is encoded by the coding sequence ATGCGTACCAGCAGGCAATTGTTACTGATATCAACGCTAATGGTTCTTTTTGCGACCATGGCGGCAGCACAGTCCCTGGGTGCGAACATTGACGCCACACGCACGGGGCAGCCTATCACGAAGCTCATCTTCGGCGGCTTCATGGAGCCGGCCACGACCGGGGTTTGGGCCGAAATGCTGTCCGACCGCAAGTTCTTCAACGAGATCACCTCAAAGCCGACGCCCGCAGCAGGCCGGGGGGGCTTTGGCATGAGGGGGCCGCAACGCCGCTGGATGCCCGTCGGCGACGACTCGTTTGTGGTCATGGACAAGAGGGCCCCCTACGTGGGTGAGTGGACCCCGCTCGTCCGGCTGGAGGCGGCGACGCCGCACGGCATCAACCAGTCCGGGATCACGCTGGTCGGCGGCAGGGCCTATGCGGGGCGCGTGGTACTGGCGGGCAGCCCGGACGTCAAAGTGGACGTCAGCCTGGTCTGGGGGCCGAATGTGGGCGATCGTCAGACGATCACCATCAATACGCTCACTGCGAGCTACGCCAAGTTTCCGCTGAAGTTCACCCCGAAGGTGGACAGCAGCGAAGGCCGCTTTGAGATTGTTGCGACCGGCAGCGGCTCGGTCCACATCGGAGCCGCTTCGCTGATGCCCGCCGACAATGTCTCGGGCTTCAAGGCCGCGACCATCCGTTTGTTGAAGGAGCAAGGGATCTCGATTGCGCGCTGGCCCGGCGGGAACTTCGTCTCCGCCTACGACTGGCGTGATGGGCTCGGCGACAACGACAGGCGCCCGCCCCAGCGCGAGCTGGCGTGGAACGGCATGGAATCAAACGACATGGGCATCGACGATTTCATGACCTTCTGCCGCCTGATCGGCGCAGAGCCCTACATTGCCGTGAACTCAGGCCTCGGTGATGCCCATTCCGCCGCGGAGGAAGTCGAATATGTCAACGGTCCCGCCACGAGCCGGCTGGGGCAGTTGCGCGCGGCCAACGGACATCCCGCGCCTTACGGGGTGAAGATCTGGGGAATTGGCAATGAGATGTACGGTCCCTGGCAGTGGGGCCACATGGCCCTCACCCAATACCCTGACAAGCACAACCTGATCGTCAAGGCAATGAAGAGGGTCGATCCGAGCATCAAAGTGATCGCCTCAAGCGCTACGCCTGAGGAGGCATCCTGGTGCTACATCGAGAACCGACAGTTGGGCAGCTTTCCCGGGCGAGAACCGGTGAACGTAAAGATGCCTTTCGCCTTTGGCTCAAATGAGGACTGGACGGGAGCGCTGTTGGCGCGTTCCGCCGACTATATCGACTACCTCGGGGAACACTTCTACGGCTACCGCAACCTGGCGATCGACGCGGAAAAGCAGGCGTTCGTGGAGGCGAACGATTCACTCACTGACAAGGTGCGCCGGCTGTCAAACAGAGTGCAATACAAGTTTGAGGCTTGGGAGGAGTACTTGAAGAGGATGCCGTTCCTGAAAGAGAAGAACATCAAGTTCGCTTTCGACGAATGGTCGCCCAGGAACCGGTCGGTGAATCCCGGCGCTGCTCCTCCTGTCAGCCATCCGATGTTGAATCCCATGACCAATGCCTTGGTCTACCACGAGTTCTTCCGGCACTCGGACATGGTGGCCTTGGGTGTGGCCACCGGAGGCATGGGGACGCTGGCGAATGATGCCCGCGGCGACGCCGTCGGGTACCGCACGGAGGGGCTGGTTATCTAG